A stretch of Flavobacterium sp. N2270 DNA encodes these proteins:
- a CDS encoding M48 family metallopeptidase: MNLKLKFLLVFLLAIVFSCAKNPFTGKSTMALVPNSQIFPSSFQQYGEFLSENKVLKGTSDAKRIELIGMKIKTASERWLNANGHADYLDGYEWEYNLVQSDELNAWCMPGGKIVFYTGILPVCKDDAGIAAVMGHEVAHALANHGQQRMSAGMLQQLGAVGTQVAVGNKDPQTQALIMQAYGVGSQVGGMLPFSRSHESEADRIGLTLMAIAGYDPINAVKVWERMSALSNGQSTPEILSTHPSNQTRIKELTALIPQAKVEAAKFGVTFK; the protein is encoded by the coding sequence ATGAATCTTAAATTAAAATTTTTACTTGTATTTCTTTTAGCCATTGTATTTTCGTGTGCTAAGAACCCTTTTACTGGTAAAAGTACTATGGCACTTGTTCCTAATAGTCAAATTTTTCCTTCCTCTTTTCAGCAATATGGAGAATTTTTATCTGAAAATAAAGTATTAAAAGGAACTTCAGATGCTAAAAGAATAGAGCTTATTGGTATGAAAATCAAAACAGCTTCAGAAAGATGGTTAAATGCTAATGGTCATGCTGATTATTTAGACGGTTATGAGTGGGAATATAATTTAGTTCAAAGTGATGAATTAAATGCATGGTGTATGCCAGGTGGGAAAATTGTTTTTTATACAGGAATTTTACCAGTTTGTAAAGATGATGCTGGTATTGCCGCTGTAATGGGGCATGAAGTTGCTCATGCATTAGCAAATCATGGTCAGCAAAGAATGAGTGCAGGTATGTTACAACAATTAGGTGCTGTTGGTACTCAAGTTGCTGTAGGTAATAAGGATCCGCAAACACAAGCTTTAATTATGCAAGCCTATGGTGTTGGTTCTCAAGTAGGAGGTATGTTGCCATTTAGCAGAAGTCATGAAAGTGAAGCAGATAGAATAGGTTTGACGTTAATGGCAATTGCAGGTTACGATCCAATTAATGCTGTAAAAGTATGGGAGAGAATGTCGGCACTTTCTAATGGTCAATCTACGCCAGAAATTTTAAGTACTCATCCAAGTAATCAAACAAGAATTAAAGAATTAACTGCTTTAATTCCTCAGGCTAAAGTTGAAGCTGCAAAATTTGGTGTAACTTTTAAATAG
- a CDS encoding MFS transporter codes for MNLEKGNKKLGNAWAFYDWANSVYNLVISSAIFPIYYGALFKIKGISSVHFLGFEVKNTALISFVTAFAFLIVAFMSPLLSGIADFAGNKKRFMQFFCYLGALSCIGLSFFTLENLYFGILCFFFGLIGFWGSLVFYNSYLPDIAFTDDQDRLSAKGYSLGYIGSVILLLFNLAMVMKPEWFGITGEDAAMKAMQYSFVSVGIWWIVFSQYTFYYLPKNTVKNKVTKNVVFNGYKELKKVWHQLEENIILKKYLKSFFVYSMAVQTVMLVATYFGEQEILWESDSQRTSGLIISILVIQLVAVLGAVLTSKLSEKIGNIKTLIIINSIWVIICICAFFVTLPVHFYITAGFVGLVMGGIQSLSRSTYSKLLPETKDSTSFFSFYDVAEKIGIVIGMGIFATIDQISGSMRNAIVFLALFFIAGVFLLFNVQKTLNKI; via the coding sequence ATGAATTTAGAAAAAGGAAATAAAAAATTAGGTAACGCATGGGCGTTTTATGATTGGGCAAATTCAGTATATAACTTGGTCATTTCATCAGCTATTTTTCCAATTTATTATGGAGCTTTATTCAAAATAAAAGGAATATCATCTGTACATTTTTTAGGTTTTGAAGTGAAAAACACGGCATTAATTAGTTTTGTTACTGCTTTTGCTTTTTTAATTGTAGCCTTCATGTCTCCGTTGCTTTCTGGAATTGCTGATTTTGCAGGAAATAAGAAGCGATTTATGCAGTTTTTTTGTTATTTGGGCGCATTATCATGTATTGGATTGTCCTTTTTTACATTAGAGAATTTATATTTTGGAATTTTATGTTTCTTTTTTGGTTTAATAGGTTTTTGGGGGAGTTTAGTGTTTTATAATTCTTATTTACCTGATATCGCTTTTACTGATGATCAAGATAGATTAAGTGCAAAAGGATATTCATTAGGTTATATTGGTAGTGTTATTTTACTATTATTTAATTTAGCTATGGTTATGAAACCAGAATGGTTTGGAATAACAGGAGAAGATGCTGCAATGAAAGCTATGCAATATTCATTTGTTTCTGTTGGAATTTGGTGGATAGTTTTTAGTCAATATACATTCTATTATTTACCTAAAAACACAGTCAAAAATAAAGTTACTAAAAATGTTGTTTTTAATGGATATAAGGAGTTAAAGAAAGTTTGGCATCAATTAGAAGAGAATATTATTTTAAAAAAATATTTAAAGAGTTTCTTTGTTTATTCTATGGCTGTTCAAACGGTTATGTTGGTTGCAACTTATTTTGGTGAACAAGAAATTCTATGGGAGTCTGATAGTCAGCGAACATCAGGGTTAATAATTAGTATTTTGGTAATTCAATTAGTTGCTGTTCTTGGCGCTGTACTAACTTCAAAATTATCTGAAAAAATAGGAAATATCAAAACTCTAATAATTATTAATTCAATTTGGGTTATAATTTGTATTTGCGCATTCTTTGTAACTCTTCCTGTTCATTTTTATATAACCGCAGGTTTTGTTGGTTTAGTAATGGGTGGAATTCAATCACTTTCACGCTCTACTTATTCAAAATTATTGCCTGAAACAAAAGATTCAACTTCATTTTTTAGTTTTTATGATGTTGCCGAAAAAATTGGGATAGTTATAGGTATGGGAATTTTTGCAACTATAGATCAAATATCTGGTTCGATGAGAAATGCAATTGTATTTTTAGCCTTGTTTTTTATTGCGGGTGTATTTTTATTGTTCAATGTTCAAAAAACATTAAATAAAATATAA
- a CDS encoding DUF6252 family protein: MKTIKSIFSVLVLTLSFTILTSCDVEPLDNAIDVNNGGGSGTVVTSFTAKVNGADFVASSESIIGDYSPSSFGNELVISGSTSTGKNISITVINPAVATFPASFNVNNLTLLQYLDSSLGTNGGFTSYNQTTDVSTGTVTITHFDTVNNKVSGTFSFTAYNSTDTSTRSITNGVFNNISFDNSVN, translated from the coding sequence ATGAAAACTATAAAATCAATTTTTTCAGTACTAGTTTTAACATTGTCTTTTACAATACTTACTTCTTGTGATGTTGAACCTTTAGATAATGCAATAGATGTTAACAATGGAGGTGGTTCAGGAACTGTTGTAACAAGTTTTACTGCAAAAGTAAATGGAGCTGATTTTGTTGCAAGTTCAGAATCAATCATTGGAGATTATTCACCTTCTTCTTTTGGTAATGAGCTAGTAATATCTGGTTCTACTTCTACTGGGAAAAACATTAGTATTACTGTTATTAATCCAGCTGTAGCTACTTTTCCTGCGAGTTTTAATGTTAACAATTTAACTTTATTACAATATTTAGATTCTTCTTTGGGTACAAATGGTGGTTTTACTTCGTATAATCAAACAACCGATGTTTCTACAGGAACAGTAACTATAACTCACTTTGATACCGTAAATAATAAAGTTTCAGGTACATTTAGCTTTACAGCTTATAATTCAACAGATACAAGTACTAGATCAATAACTAATGGTGTTTTTAACAACATTTCATTTGATAATTCTGTTAACTAG